A DNA window from Amycolatopsis sp. DSM 110486 contains the following coding sequences:
- a CDS encoding FAD-binding and (Fe-S)-binding domain-containing protein yields MRILSDTATLALYTTDASNYRHVPLGVVLPETVDDVVAAVAAARERGAPLVPRGGGTSVAGNSCGPGIVVDTSRHVRGVEWIDPETRLARVAPGTVLDDLQAVAAPHGLRFGPDPSTHSRCTIGGMIGNNACGSHSVAWGRTVDVVRELDVLLYDGTRLTLGPAAPSEVDDRAALPGTEGRVFTELRSLVRDNLALLRTELSSFSRRVSGYGLEHLLPENGFDVAKALVGSEGTCVTVLGATVALAELPKHRVLAVLGFPSDIDAADAVPGILPWSPLTVEGVDAELVAMLEPGRAQGLPPGGAWLFVELAGSSPAEAASRARELAASLGGALTGSVVLDDPAAQRRLWRIREEGAGLATRLADGAEAWPGWEDAAVPPEQLGSYLRKFKELMREHGRRSVVYGHYGEGCLHLRLDFDLLSTPGKAQFRTFLEQAADLVAAHGGSLSGEHGDGQARSELLGRMYSPEMMALFARFKGIFDPEGRMNPGIIVDPRPVDADLRVRRAPLALEDVTVLGYPEDRGSFGQAMRRCVGVGKCRNTSGGGVMCPSYRATREERHSTRGRAHLLAEMVNGEVIKDGWASEEVAEALDLCLSCKGCLSDCPVDVDMATYKAEFLHQHYRGRRRPASHYSMGWLPMWLRAVSVAPRVANFFSRRRWAAGPLKRLGGIAAERDLPTFATVPFTRARRDLRRWATGERRVVLWPDSFNNYLTPDVLEAATEVLTAAGYDVVLPDRGVCCGLTWVSTGQLDVAKRVLQRTLTVLRPYLEAGYEVAGLEPSCTALFRGDLAALLPGDPVGELLASRTRTFAELLADAPKPLEVSLDVETITQVHCHQHAVLGFAADEAAMAAAGVRNTTLDSGCCGLAGNFGFEKGHYEVSKAVAEDRLLPAVREAAESTVVLSDGFSCRTQIAQESGRQAVHLAELLRRALR; encoded by the coding sequence GTGCGAATCCTCAGCGACACCGCCACGCTGGCGCTCTACACCACCGACGCGTCGAACTACCGCCACGTGCCGCTCGGCGTGGTGCTACCGGAGACGGTGGACGACGTGGTCGCCGCCGTCGCGGCGGCGCGCGAGCGCGGGGCGCCGCTGGTGCCGCGCGGCGGGGGCACGAGTGTCGCGGGGAACTCGTGCGGGCCGGGGATCGTGGTCGACACGTCACGGCACGTGCGCGGCGTCGAGTGGATCGATCCCGAAACGCGGCTCGCGCGCGTGGCGCCCGGCACGGTACTCGACGACCTGCAGGCGGTGGCCGCGCCGCACGGGCTGCGGTTCGGGCCGGACCCGTCCACGCACAGCCGTTGCACGATCGGCGGCATGATCGGCAACAACGCCTGCGGTTCGCACTCCGTGGCGTGGGGCCGGACCGTCGACGTCGTGCGTGAGCTCGACGTGCTCCTCTACGACGGCACGCGGCTCACGCTCGGGCCGGCGGCGCCGTCCGAAGTGGACGACCGCGCAGCTCTTCCGGGCACCGAGGGGCGGGTGTTCACCGAGCTGCGTTCGCTGGTGCGGGACAACCTCGCTTTGCTGCGGACGGAACTGTCGAGCTTCTCGCGGCGTGTTTCCGGCTACGGGCTGGAGCACCTGTTGCCGGAGAACGGGTTCGACGTCGCCAAGGCGCTGGTCGGCAGCGAGGGCACGTGTGTGACGGTGCTGGGGGCGACCGTCGCGCTCGCCGAGCTGCCGAAGCACCGCGTGCTGGCGGTGCTGGGCTTCCCGTCCGACATCGACGCGGCCGACGCGGTGCCGGGGATCCTGCCGTGGTCGCCGCTGACCGTCGAGGGCGTGGACGCGGAGCTCGTCGCGATGCTGGAACCCGGTCGGGCGCAAGGACTTCCGCCGGGTGGGGCGTGGCTTTTCGTGGAGCTGGCGGGTTCCTCGCCGGCCGAAGCCGCTTCGCGAGCGCGGGAGCTGGCGGCTTCGCTGGGTGGCGCGCTCACGGGTTCGGTGGTGCTCGACGATCCCGCGGCGCAGCGCCGGTTGTGGCGTATCCGCGAGGAGGGGGCGGGGCTGGCCACGCGGCTGGCCGACGGCGCGGAAGCCTGGCCCGGCTGGGAGGATGCCGCGGTGCCGCCCGAACAGCTCGGCTCGTACCTGCGGAAGTTCAAGGAGCTGATGCGCGAGCACGGCCGCCGCAGCGTGGTCTACGGCCACTACGGCGAGGGCTGTCTGCACTTGCGGCTCGACTTCGACCTGCTTTCCACACCCGGGAAGGCGCAATTCCGGACGTTCCTGGAGCAGGCCGCGGATCTCGTCGCCGCGCACGGCGGTTCGCTGTCGGGGGAGCACGGCGACGGGCAGGCGCGTTCGGAGCTGCTGGGCCGCATGTACAGCCCGGAGATGATGGCGTTGTTCGCGCGGTTCAAGGGGATCTTCGACCCGGAGGGCCGGATGAACCCGGGCATCATCGTGGACCCGCGGCCGGTGGACGCCGACCTGCGCGTGCGCCGCGCGCCGCTCGCGCTCGAAGACGTGACGGTGCTCGGTTACCCCGAGGACCGCGGCAGTTTCGGCCAGGCGATGCGGCGGTGCGTCGGTGTCGGGAAGTGCCGCAACACCAGCGGTGGTGGCGTGATGTGCCCGAGTTACCGCGCGACGCGCGAAGAGCGACATTCCACGCGCGGACGCGCACATCTGCTGGCCGAGATGGTGAACGGCGAGGTGATCAAGGACGGCTGGGCGTCCGAGGAGGTCGCCGAGGCGCTGGATCTGTGCCTGTCGTGCAAGGGCTGCCTGTCCGACTGCCCGGTGGACGTCGACATGGCCACCTACAAGGCCGAGTTCCTGCACCAGCACTACCGCGGGCGGCGGCGCCCGGCGTCGCACTACTCGATGGGCTGGCTGCCGATGTGGCTGCGCGCGGTGTCGGTCGCGCCGCGAGTGGCGAACTTCTTCTCTCGCCGCCGCTGGGCCGCCGGGCCGCTGAAGCGGTTGGGCGGCATCGCTGCCGAACGCGACCTGCCCACGTTTGCCACCGTGCCGTTCACGCGGGCCCGTCGCGACTTGCGCCGCTGGGCGACGGGCGAGCGGCGGGTGGTGCTGTGGCCGGACTCGTTCAACAACTACCTCACGCCGGACGTGCTCGAAGCCGCGACCGAGGTGCTCACGGCGGCCGGGTACGACGTGGTCCTGCCCGACCGCGGTGTCTGCTGTGGACTGACGTGGGTGTCGACGGGCCAGCTGGACGTGGCGAAGCGCGTGCTGCAGCGGACGTTGACGGTGCTGCGGCCGTATCTCGAAGCCGGCTACGAGGTGGCGGGGCTGGAGCCGAGCTGCACGGCACTGTTCCGGGGTGACCTGGCGGCCTTGCTGCCCGGCGATCCCGTCGGCGAGCTGCTGGCCTCGCGGACCCGGACATTCGCCGAGCTGCTGGCCGACGCGCCGAAGCCGCTGGAGGTGTCGCTCGACGTCGAGACGATCACGCAGGTCCACTGCCACCAGCACGCCGTGCTCGGCTTCGCCGCCGACGAAGCGGCCATGGCGGCGGCGGGCGTGCGCAACACGACGCTGGACTCGGGGTGCTGCGGGCTGGCCGGGAACTTCGGGTTCGAGAAGGGGCACTACGAGGTGTCCAAGGCCGTGGCGGAGGACCGCTTGCTGCCGGCGGTGCGGGAGGCCGCGGAGTCCACCGTGGTGTTGTCCGACGGGTTCAGCTGCCGGACGCAGATCGCGCAGGAGTCGGGCCGGCAGGCGGTGCACCTGGCGGAGTTGCTGCGGCGGGCGTTGCGTTAG
- a CDS encoding YigZ family protein → MADRYLSVASPVLHEIEIKRSRFLCALAPVADEAAARAVIAARRKAEPAARHHCHAFVLGPDGRTQRSSDDGEPAGTAGVPMLEVLRRREVTDAVAVVSRHFGGVLLGAGGLIRAYGQAVSDALDAASVVEYRRLLLFDVEVDYTRSGRLENDLRASSYVLHDTRFEASAHFEVGLAPGEEPAFAAWLADLTGGTAEAVELGEEWVRS, encoded by the coding sequence ATGGCTGATCGTTATCTCTCCGTGGCGAGCCCGGTACTGCATGAGATCGAGATCAAGCGCTCCCGGTTCCTCTGCGCGCTCGCTCCGGTAGCCGACGAGGCCGCCGCGCGGGCCGTGATCGCGGCCCGGCGCAAGGCCGAACCGGCGGCGCGCCACCACTGCCACGCCTTCGTCCTCGGCCCCGACGGGCGCACCCAGCGCTCCAGCGACGACGGCGAACCGGCCGGCACCGCGGGCGTCCCCATGCTGGAGGTGCTGCGCCGGCGCGAGGTCACCGACGCGGTCGCCGTGGTGTCGCGGCACTTCGGCGGGGTGCTGCTCGGTGCGGGGGGTCTGATCCGCGCGTACGGGCAGGCGGTGTCCGACGCGCTGGACGCCGCTTCCGTGGTCGAGTACCGGCGCCTGCTGCTGTTCGACGTCGAGGTGGACTACACCCGCTCGGGCCGGCTGGAGAACGACCTGCGTGCTTCGTCGTATGTGCTGCACGACACCCGGTTCGAGGCGTCGGCGCACTTCGAGGTCGGCCTGGCTCCTGGCGAGGAACCGGCGTTCGCCGCCTGGCTCGCCGATCTGACCGGCGGGACGGCGGAGGCTGTCGAACTCGGGGAGGAATGGGTGCGTTCCTGA
- the gltB gene encoding glutamate synthase large subunit — protein sequence MTHRSTAGSTGLYDPAYEHDACGVAFVADLAGRRDHQIVAKALVALRNLEHRGARGAEPDTGDGAGLLIQVPDAFFREVVDFTLPEEGAYAVGTAFLPRDEKRRGRAMTTIERIAAEEDMRVVGWREVPVDTAHCGPTAAETRPHLTQLFLAGRRHNRDGLGLERSAFCVRKRAEHELVDDDVYFPSLSSRTIVYKGMLTEDQVERFFLDLQDERVTSAIGLVHSRFSTNTFPSWPLAHPYRYVAHNGEINTLKGNRNWMDAREALLETDLIPGDLKRIYPVITRGASDSASFDEVLELLHLGGRSLPHSVLMMIPEAWENHQEMDPARRAFYEFHSTLMEPWDGPALVAFTDGAQIGAVLDRNGLRPGRYWVTDDGLVVLASEVGVLELDQSTIVRKGRLEPGRMFLVDTVEGRIIEDEEIKGQLAIAHPYDEWVDGGLLRLEELPERDREVPLHAALVRRQQSFGYTEEELETILEPMARTGAEPIGSMGNDSPLAPLSSRSRPLFDYFIQLFAQVTNPPLDAIREELVTALGTQVGAEPNLLVANAASCRRIVLPFPVLDNDQLAKLVHVNDDGNLPEFQAVTVLGRYNVHGGGEALLQRLDEIRSEVSEAIEDGARLIVLSDRGVDENHAAIPSLLLTGAVHHHLVREKTRTQVGLIVEAGDAREVHHIALLVGYGAAAVNPYLAMATVEEMAHQGLIPGVTAKQATANLIRALGKGVRKTMSKMGVSTVASYTGAQIFEAVGLGADIVDTCFTATTSRLGGVGFDTIADEVEQRHRRAFPGDGVRASHRELETGSDYQWRREGEPHLFNPQTVFKLQHSTRSGKYEVFKEYTKAVNDQSEKLQTLRGLFDFKTGERPPVPIEEVEPVSEIVKRFATGAISYGSISMEMHQTLAIAMNRLGGKSNTGEGGEDAERLYDPERRSAVKQVASGRFGVTSEYLVNADDIQIKMAQGAKPGEGGQLPGAKVYPWIAKTRYSTPGVGLISPPPHHDIYSIEDLAQLIHDLKNANPAARIHVKLVSEVGVGTVAAGVSKAHADVVLISGHDGGTGASPLSSIKHAGGPWELGLAETQQTLLANRLRDRIVVQTDGQLKTGRDVVIAALLGAEEFGFATAPLVVSGCIMMRVCHLDTCPVGVATQNPKLREKFSGKAEYVVNFFEFIAQEVREYLAELGFRSIEEAVGRAEVLDKRKAVDHWKAAGLDLSPIFYVPELAPRAARHQVVKQDHGLDKALDNTLIQLAEGALSSGDKVRLELPVRNVNRTVGTMLGSELTKKWGGEGLPDDTIDVTFTGTAGQSFGAFVPKGITLRLIGDGNDYVGKGLSGGRLIVRPPKEVSFAAEDHIIAGNVIAYGATSGEIFIRGKVGERFCVRNSGALAVVEGVGDHGGEYMTGGRVVVLGAIGRNFAAGMSGGIAYVLDLPAHRVNPEMVDIDPLDADDTDFLRETVEKHYNETESAVARELLADWDAAVDRFGKVMPKDYKRVLAAQVQAERDGRDVNEAIMEAAHG from the coding sequence GTGACCCACCGTTCCACTGCCGGTTCCACCGGTCTGTACGACCCCGCGTATGAGCACGACGCCTGCGGAGTCGCCTTCGTCGCCGATCTCGCCGGTCGCCGAGATCATCAGATCGTGGCGAAAGCCCTGGTCGCACTGCGGAACCTGGAGCATCGCGGGGCGCGCGGCGCCGAACCCGACACCGGCGACGGCGCCGGATTGCTGATCCAGGTACCCGACGCGTTCTTCCGCGAGGTCGTGGACTTCACGCTGCCCGAAGAGGGCGCGTACGCCGTCGGCACCGCGTTCCTGCCCCGTGACGAGAAGCGCCGCGGCCGGGCCATGACCACCATCGAGCGGATCGCCGCCGAGGAGGACATGCGCGTGGTCGGCTGGCGCGAGGTGCCCGTGGACACCGCGCACTGCGGCCCCACCGCCGCCGAGACGCGCCCGCACCTCACGCAGCTGTTCCTCGCCGGGCGCCGGCACAACCGCGACGGCCTCGGGCTCGAGCGGTCGGCCTTCTGCGTGCGCAAGCGCGCCGAGCACGAGCTCGTGGACGACGACGTGTACTTCCCGTCGCTGTCCTCGCGCACCATCGTCTACAAAGGAATGCTCACCGAGGACCAGGTCGAGCGGTTCTTCCTCGACCTGCAGGACGAGCGCGTGACGAGCGCCATCGGCCTCGTGCACTCCCGCTTCTCCACCAACACCTTCCCGTCGTGGCCGCTCGCGCACCCGTACCGCTACGTGGCGCACAACGGCGAGATCAACACGCTCAAGGGCAACCGCAACTGGATGGACGCCCGCGAGGCCCTGCTGGAGACGGACCTCATCCCCGGCGACCTCAAGCGCATCTACCCGGTCATCACGCGCGGCGCGAGCGACTCCGCCTCGTTCGACGAGGTGCTCGAGCTGCTGCACCTCGGCGGCCGCTCGCTCCCGCACTCGGTCCTCATGATGATCCCCGAGGCCTGGGAGAACCACCAGGAAATGGACCCCGCCCGGCGGGCCTTCTACGAGTTCCACTCCACGCTGATGGAGCCGTGGGACGGACCGGCGCTGGTGGCGTTCACCGACGGCGCGCAGATCGGCGCGGTCCTCGACCGCAACGGCCTGCGCCCCGGCCGCTACTGGGTCACCGACGACGGCCTCGTCGTGCTCGCCTCCGAGGTCGGCGTGCTGGAGCTGGACCAGTCGACGATCGTGCGCAAGGGCCGGCTGGAGCCGGGCCGCATGTTCCTCGTGGACACGGTCGAGGGCCGGATCATCGAGGACGAGGAGATCAAGGGCCAGCTCGCCATCGCGCACCCGTACGACGAGTGGGTGGACGGCGGCCTGCTGCGCCTGGAGGAGCTGCCCGAGCGCGACCGCGAGGTGCCGCTGCACGCCGCGCTCGTGCGGCGCCAGCAGTCCTTCGGCTACACCGAGGAAGAGCTCGAGACCATCCTCGAGCCGATGGCCCGCACCGGCGCGGAGCCGATCGGCTCGATGGGCAACGACTCGCCGCTCGCGCCGCTGTCTTCGCGTTCGCGGCCCTTGTTCGACTACTTCATCCAGCTCTTCGCCCAGGTGACGAACCCGCCGCTGGACGCCATCCGCGAGGAGCTCGTGACGGCGCTGGGCACGCAGGTCGGCGCCGAGCCGAACCTGCTCGTGGCCAACGCGGCGTCGTGCCGGCGCATCGTGCTGCCGTTCCCGGTGCTGGACAACGACCAGCTCGCCAAGCTCGTGCACGTCAACGACGACGGCAACCTGCCCGAGTTCCAGGCCGTGACGGTGCTCGGCCGCTACAACGTCCACGGTGGCGGCGAAGCGCTCCTTCAGCGGCTCGACGAGATCCGTTCCGAGGTGTCCGAGGCCATCGAGGACGGCGCGCGGCTGATCGTGCTGTCCGACCGCGGCGTCGACGAGAACCACGCGGCCATCCCGTCTCTGCTGCTGACCGGCGCCGTGCACCACCACCTCGTGCGGGAGAAGACCCGCACGCAGGTGGGCCTCATCGTCGAGGCCGGCGACGCGCGCGAGGTGCACCACATCGCGCTGCTCGTCGGGTACGGCGCGGCCGCGGTCAACCCCTACCTCGCGATGGCGACGGTCGAGGAGATGGCCCACCAGGGCCTGATCCCGGGCGTCACGGCGAAGCAGGCGACCGCGAACCTGATCAGGGCGCTCGGCAAGGGCGTGCGCAAGACGATGTCCAAGATGGGCGTCTCGACAGTCGCGTCCTACACCGGTGCGCAGATCTTCGAGGCCGTGGGCCTGGGTGCCGACATCGTCGACACCTGCTTCACCGCCACCACCTCGCGGCTCGGCGGCGTCGGGTTCGACACGATCGCCGACGAGGTCGAGCAGCGCCACCGCCGTGCGTTCCCTGGCGACGGTGTGCGCGCGAGCCACCGCGAACTGGAGACCGGCTCGGACTACCAGTGGCGCCGCGAAGGCGAGCCGCACCTGTTCAACCCGCAGACCGTGTTCAAGCTGCAGCACTCCACGCGCAGCGGGAAGTACGAGGTCTTCAAGGAGTACACGAAGGCCGTCAACGACCAGTCCGAGAAGCTGCAGACGCTGCGCGGGCTGTTCGACTTCAAGACCGGCGAGCGCCCACCGGTGCCGATCGAGGAGGTCGAACCGGTCTCGGAGATCGTGAAGCGCTTCGCGACCGGCGCCATCTCCTACGGCTCGATCTCGATGGAGATGCACCAGACGCTGGCGATCGCGATGAACCGCCTCGGCGGCAAGTCCAACACCGGCGAGGGCGGCGAGGACGCCGAACGGCTCTACGACCCCGAGCGCCGCTCCGCGGTGAAGCAGGTCGCTTCGGGCCGGTTCGGCGTGACGAGCGAGTACCTCGTGAACGCCGACGACATCCAGATCAAGATGGCGCAGGGCGCGAAGCCCGGCGAAGGCGGGCAGCTGCCCGGCGCGAAGGTGTACCCGTGGATCGCGAAGACGCGGTACTCGACGCCGGGCGTGGGGCTCATTTCCCCGCCGCCGCACCACGACATCTACTCGATCGAGGACCTCGCCCAGCTGATCCACGACCTGAAGAACGCCAACCCGGCCGCGCGCATCCACGTGAAGCTCGTGTCCGAGGTCGGCGTCGGCACGGTCGCGGCGGGCGTATCCAAGGCGCACGCCGACGTGGTGCTCATCTCGGGCCACGACGGCGGCACCGGCGCTTCGCCGCTGTCGTCGATCAAGCACGCGGGCGGACCGTGGGAACTGGGCCTGGCCGAGACGCAGCAGACGCTGCTGGCCAACCGGCTGCGCGACCGCATCGTGGTACAGACCGACGGGCAGCTCAAGACCGGCCGCGACGTCGTGATCGCCGCGCTGCTCGGTGCCGAGGAGTTCGGTTTCGCGACCGCGCCGCTCGTGGTTTCGGGCTGCATCATGATGCGCGTGTGCCACCTCGACACCTGCCCGGTGGGCGTCGCGACGCAGAACCCCAAGCTGCGCGAGAAGTTCAGCGGCAAGGCCGAGTACGTGGTGAACTTCTTCGAGTTCATCGCCCAGGAAGTGCGGGAGTACCTGGCGGAACTGGGTTTCCGGTCGATCGAAGAGGCTGTGGGCCGCGCCGAGGTGCTCGACAAGCGCAAGGCCGTGGACCACTGGAAGGCCGCCGGGCTCGACCTGTCGCCGATCTTCTACGTGCCGGAGCTGGCCCCGCGCGCGGCGCGACACCAGGTCGTGAAGCAGGACCACGGGCTCGACAAGGCGCTGGACAACACGCTGATCCAGCTCGCCGAGGGCGCGCTCTCCTCGGGTGACAAGGTGCGGCTGGAGCTGCCGGTGCGCAACGTCAACCGCACCGTCGGCACGATGCTGGGCTCGGAGCTCACGAAGAAATGGGGCGGCGAGGGCCTGCCGGACGACACGATCGACGTGACGTTCACCGGTACCGCGGGCCAGTCGTTCGGCGCGTTCGTGCCGAAGGGCATCACGCTGCGGCTCATCGGCGACGGCAACGACTACGTCGGCAAGGGCCTTTCGGGCGGACGGCTGATCGTGCGGCCGCCCAAGGAGGTCTCGTTCGCGGCCGAGGACCACATCATCGCGGGCAACGTGATCGCCTACGGCGCCACGAGCGGCGAGATCTTCATCCGCGGCAAGGTCGGCGAACGGTTCTGCGTGCGCAACTCGGGCGCGCTGGCCGTCGTCGAAGGCGTGGGCGACCACGGCGGCGAGTACATGACGGGCGGGCGCGTGGTGGTGCTCGGCGCCATCGGGCGCAACTTCGCGGCCGGCATGTCCGGCGGCATCGCCTACGTGCTCGACCTGCCGGCGCACCGCGTGAACCCGGAGATGGTCGACATCGACCCGCTCGACGCCGACGACACCGACTTCCTGCGCGAGACCGTGGAGAAGCACTACAACGAAACGGAGTCCGCGGTCGCGCGCGAGCTGCTCGCCGACTGGGACGCCGCCGTCGACCGGTTCGGCAAGGTCATGCCGAAGGACTACAAGCGCGTGCTCGCCGCTCAGGTGCAAGCCGAGCGGGATGGGCGTGACGTGAACGAGGCGATCATGGAGGCAGCTCATGGCTGA
- a CDS encoding glutamate synthase subunit beta, protein MADPKGFLTTTREEPKRRPVDLRLMDWREVYEDFASTKLEKQAGRCMDCGIPFCHQGCPLGNLIPEWNTLVWREDWREAAERLHATNNFPEFTGTLCPAPCETACVLGINDDPVTIKRVEISIIDRAFAEGWVTPQIPVAKTGKKVAVVGSGPSGLAAAQQLTRAGHSVVVYERADKIGGLLRFGIPEFKMEKHRLDRRLDQMRAEGTEFRTSVNVGVDVTIEQLRSNHDAVVLAGGATAWRDLPIDGREHDGILQAMEFLPPANRVASGDLDAVPYSAEGLDVVVIGGGDTGADCVGTSHRQGARSVTQLEIMPRPPQDRSDAHPWPTYPMIYRVSSAHEEGGERLYSVNTQEFLADADGRVRALKLVEVRNEGGKFVPVEGSENELPAQLVLLAMGFVGPQHSGLLEDLGVDLDQRGNVARDQDFRTSVDNVFVAGDMGRGQSLIVWAIAEGRSCAAGVDAFLTGRAFLPAPIAPTDRPIA, encoded by the coding sequence ATGGCTGACCCCAAGGGCTTTCTGACCACCACCCGTGAAGAACCGAAGCGCCGTCCGGTCGATCTTCGGCTGATGGACTGGCGTGAGGTCTACGAGGACTTCGCGTCGACCAAGCTGGAGAAGCAGGCCGGGCGGTGCATGGACTGCGGCATTCCGTTCTGCCACCAGGGCTGTCCGCTCGGGAACCTGATTCCCGAGTGGAACACGCTGGTGTGGCGGGAAGACTGGCGCGAGGCGGCCGAGCGGCTGCACGCGACCAACAACTTCCCGGAATTCACCGGCACGCTGTGCCCGGCGCCGTGCGAGACCGCGTGCGTGCTCGGCATCAACGACGACCCGGTGACGATCAAGCGCGTCGAGATCTCCATCATCGACCGGGCCTTCGCCGAAGGCTGGGTCACGCCGCAGATCCCGGTGGCGAAGACGGGCAAGAAGGTCGCCGTCGTCGGTTCCGGGCCGTCCGGGCTGGCCGCGGCGCAGCAGCTCACGCGAGCGGGCCACAGCGTGGTGGTCTACGAGCGGGCCGACAAGATCGGCGGGCTGCTGCGCTTCGGCATCCCGGAGTTCAAGATGGAGAAGCACCGCCTCGACCGCCGGCTCGACCAGATGCGGGCCGAGGGCACGGAGTTCCGGACGTCGGTGAACGTCGGCGTGGACGTCACCATCGAGCAGCTGCGCTCGAACCACGACGCGGTGGTGCTCGCCGGCGGCGCGACCGCGTGGCGCGACCTGCCGATCGACGGCCGCGAGCACGACGGGATCCTGCAGGCGATGGAGTTCCTGCCGCCGGCCAACCGCGTCGCCTCGGGTGACCTCGACGCGGTGCCGTACTCCGCCGAGGGCCTCGACGTCGTGGTCATCGGCGGCGGCGACACGGGCGCGGACTGCGTCGGCACGTCGCACCGCCAGGGCGCTCGTTCGGTGACTCAGCTGGAGATCATGCCGCGGCCGCCGCAGGACCGTTCGGACGCGCACCCGTGGCCGACGTACCCGATGATCTACCGGGTGTCCTCGGCCCACGAAGAGGGCGGCGAGCGCCTGTACTCCGTGAACACGCAGGAGTTCCTGGCCGACGCCGACGGCCGCGTCCGCGCGCTGAAGCTCGTGGAGGTGCGCAACGAGGGCGGCAAGTTCGTCCCGGTCGAGGGGAGCGAGAACGAGCTGCCCGCGCAGCTCGTGCTGCTGGCGATGGGTTTCGTCGGCCCGCAGCACTCGGGCCTGCTGGAGGACCTCGGCGTCGACCTCGACCAGCGCGGCAACGTCGCGCGCGACCAGGACTTCCGCACGAGCGTCGACAACGTCTTCGTCGCCGGCGACATGGGCCGCGGCCAGTCGCTGATCGTGTGGGCCATCGCCGAGGGCCGCTCGTGCGCCGCCGGCGTCGACGCCTTCCTCACCGGCCGGGCCTTCCTCCCGGCCCCGATCGCGCCGACGGACCGGCCGATCGCGTGA
- a CDS encoding ROK family protein: MAELVAALDVGGTTVKAALLDGELNVLATTRVPTAKSADGTALAEQVADVVSSLAEQAGTGSPGAVGVVVPGIVDEQARVARFSANLDWRDVPFGDLLENRLGLPVAFGHDVSAGGLAEFRVGAGKGCTDAAFIAVGTGIAAAMLLDGRLYRAHGLAGEVGHIDVGHRIVCGCGATGCLEAISSASAIARRYTERTGRPADGAQPVVDAARHGDEAAVAVVSDALDGLGHGLRTLLTLLAPEVIVLGGGLFTAADYVLDPVRDYLASALTFQRMPELRVASLGDEAGRLGAGLLALDLLRGR, translated from the coding sequence ATGGCTGAATTGGTGGCGGCATTGGACGTGGGCGGCACGACCGTGAAGGCGGCCCTGCTCGACGGGGAACTCAACGTGCTCGCGACGACTCGCGTGCCCACGGCGAAGAGCGCGGACGGCACGGCGCTGGCCGAGCAGGTGGCCGACGTCGTCTCCTCGCTCGCGGAGCAGGCCGGCACGGGTTCGCCGGGTGCGGTCGGCGTCGTGGTTCCGGGCATCGTCGACGAACAGGCGCGCGTCGCCCGGTTCTCGGCCAACCTCGACTGGCGCGACGTGCCGTTCGGCGACCTGCTGGAGAACCGGCTGGGGCTGCCGGTGGCATTCGGCCACGACGTGAGCGCCGGCGGGCTGGCGGAGTTCCGCGTGGGCGCGGGGAAAGGCTGCACCGACGCGGCGTTCATCGCCGTGGGCACCGGGATCGCAGCCGCGATGCTGCTCGACGGGCGCCTCTACCGGGCCCACGGGCTGGCCGGCGAGGTCGGCCACATCGACGTGGGCCACCGCATCGTCTGCGGCTGCGGCGCCACGGGCTGTCTCGAGGCGATCTCGTCGGCGTCGGCCATCGCGCGCCGCTACACCGAACGGACCGGCCGCCCGGCCGACGGCGCGCAGCCCGTGGTCGACGCCGCGCGCCACGGCGACGAAGCCGCGGTCGCCGTCGTGTCCGACGCGCTCGACGGCCTCGGCCACGGCTTGCGGACGCTGCTGACGTTGCTGGCACCGGAGGTGATCGTGCTGGGCGGCGGGCTGTTCACCGCGGCCGACTACGTACTCGATCCGGTGCGCGACTACTTGGCTTCGGCGCTGACTTTCCAGCGGATGCCGGAACTTCGGGTGGCCTCACTGGGTGACGAAGCCGGGCGGCTCGGTGCGGGGTTGCTGGCGCTGGATCTGTTGCGTGGCAGGTGA
- a CDS encoding CbtB-domain containing protein: MTTPAAPAVATPIPVRIPVRQIVPWAVLVGLLALIALYFVSAEQGATAVFANMYVHEFVHDGRHLLAFPCH; the protein is encoded by the coding sequence GTGACCACCCCCGCAGCACCCGCCGTCGCCACACCGATCCCCGTCCGGATCCCCGTCCGCCAGATCGTTCCGTGGGCAGTGCTGGTGGGCCTGCTCGCCCTCATCGCCCTCTACTTCGTGAGCGCCGAACAGGGCGCCACCGCGGTGTTCGCCAACATGTACGTGCACGAGTTCGTGCACGACGGCCGGCACCTGCTCGCGTTCCCCTGCCACTGA